In a single window of the Thunnus albacares chromosome 1, fThuAlb1.1, whole genome shotgun sequence genome:
- the LOC122977228 gene encoding E3 ubiquitin-protein ligase AMFR-like, translated as MPLLFLERFPWPSLQTYTALSVALLAGSIFSAYTTVTDPGFGALETDETPPPTEVDLEHLNNDISNTELATTVLWYLVTDSLFVWVLVNTFCCSLMLIAKMIQYVVFGPLRVSEKQHLKDKFWNFIFYKFIFIFGVLNVQTVEEVVMWCLWFSALVFLHLMVQLCKDRFEYLSFSPSTPMNSHVRVLCLLVSLLLDCCGLAVVCGLLGASHGLHTLSFMAAECLLVTVRTGHVIMRYSIHLWDLNHPGTWESKGTYVYYTDFIMELAMLFLDLVHHIHMLLFGNIWLSMASLVIFMQLRYLFHEVQRRVRRHKNYLRVINNMEARFAVATAEELAANDDDCAICWDTMLTARKLPCGHLFHNSCLRSWLEQDTSCPTCRTSLNISGDGNQTRGQQQGGGLEDNIGPVGAAADARPHINQHNHFFHFDGSRIASWLPSFSVEVMHTTNILGIAQANNSQLMAMAHQIQEMFPQVPSYLVMQDLQLTRSVEVTTDNILEGRIQVPFPTQAIERSALQGSPGPEEQAGSSGAAEEGVGEPDNMEVRGGRFSKSAEERQKMLKQRKEEMLQQARRRYLNKSPDDQDEDLPGLEEDIVPELDSTVLRRRTMAAAAERRLQQDPAP; from the exons ATGCCTCTGCTGTTTCTGGAGAGATTTCCCTGGCCCAGCCTGCAGACGTACACAGCACTGAGTGTGGCTTTGCTTGCTGGCAGCATCTTCAGCGCCTACACCACTGTGACAGACCCTGGGTTTGGGGCCTTGGAAACTGATGAAACACCACCTCCCACCGAAGTGGACCTTGAACATCTAAACAATGATATTAGTAACACAGAATTGGCAACCACTGTCTTGTGGTACTTGGTCACTGACAGTCTCTTTGTATGG GTGTTGGTCAACACATTCTGCTGCTCTTTGATGTTGATTGCTAAAATGATTCAGTATGTGGTGTTTGGCCCACTTAGAGTCAGTGAGAAGCAG caCCTGAAAGATAAGTTTTGGAACTTCATATTCTACaagttcattttcatctttggCGTATTGAACGTGCAGACAGTGGAGGAGGTGGTCATGTGGTGTTTGTGGTTCTCTGCCCTGGTCTTTCTTCACCTCATGGTGCAGCTCTGCAAAGACAGATTTGAATAT CTGTCATTCTCCCCCTCCACTCCCATGAACAGCCATGTGCGAGTACTGTGTCTGCTCGTCTCCCTGCTTCTGGACTGTTGTGGCCTGGCTGTGGTCTGTGGTCTGCTGGGAGCTTCCCATGGCTTGCACACCCTCTCCTTTATGGCAGCAGAG TGTCTGCTGGTCACTGTTCGCACAGGGCATGTCATTATGCG GTACTCCATCCACCTGTGGGACCTGAACCATCCAGGGACTTGGGAGAGTAAGGGAACCTATGTCTACTACACAGACTTCATCATGGAGCTGGCTATGCTCTTTCTGGACCTCGTACACCACATCCATATGCTG CTTTTTGGCAACATCTGGCTGTCCATGGCAAGCTTGGTTATCTTCATGCAGCTGCGGTATCTCTTCCATGAGGTCCAGCGCCGTGTCCGCAGACACAAGAACTACCTTCGTGTCATCAACAACATGGAGGCCAG ATTTGCTGTCGCTACTGCAGAGGAATTGGCagctaatgatgatgattgtgcCATCTGCTGGGATACCATGTTGACAGCACGCAAACTTCCCTGTGGTCATCTCTTCCACAA CTCTTGTTTGCGCTCCTGGCTGGAGCAGGACACCTCCTGTCCCACATGTCGTACATCCCTGAACATTAGCGGGGACGGGAACCAGACGAGAGGCCAGCAGCAGGGCGGGGGCTTGGAAGACAACATCGGCCCTGTTGGAGCTGCTGCAGATGCTAGACCACATATCAACCAACACAACCACTTCTTCCACTTTGACG GATCCCGTATTGCCAGCTGGCTGCCCAGCTTCTCAGTGGAAGTGATGCATACTACCAATATCTTAGGGATTGCCCAGGCCAACAACTCCCAGCTCATGGCCATG GCCCATCAGATCCAGGAGATGTTCCCTCAGGTGCCCTCCTACCTGGTAATGCAGGACCTGCAGTTGACCCGCTCTGTGGAGGTCACCACTGACAACATCCTGGAGGGACGCATCCAGGTGCCTTTCCCTACACAG GCTATAGAGCGCTCCGCTTTACAGGGGAGCCCTGGACCAGAGGAGCAGGCAGGGTCCAGTGGAGCAGCTGAGGAAGGCGTCGGTGAGCCAGACAACATGGAGGTCAGAGGTGGTCGCTTCTCTAAGTCGGCTGAGGAGAGGCAGAAGATGCTaaagcagaggaaagaggagatgCTCCAGCAAGCACGCAG GAGATATTTAAACAAGAGTCCAGATGATCAGGATGAGGATTTGCCTGGACTGGAGGAGGACATCGTCCCAGAATTAGACTCTACTGTGCTGAGACGTAGAACCatggcagcagctgcagagagacgCTTGCAACAAGACCCTGCACCCTGA
- the LOC122988317 gene encoding leukotriene B4 receptor 1-like has protein sequence MNHSTEISSLEDMDLEEFDVGTAVACVILSLSFLIGAPGNLLVIWTILRHVRQRSHTVVLILHLAAADLLVLITLPLWIYSLVYTWVFGEAFCNILMYIVNACMFSSIFFITLMSVERFLAICHPFVMMRWKITSIMNRCLVFLWLLAFLLGLPALLINPLDETDGNDQCFSREFRSVTEVIILLCLETLGGFVVPFIILSICYCLVAARLRKMCFNSKQKSMVLVHTVVIAFTLCWLPYHIINIVDLVCILGTDTEHECVHKSIVYSSGALVFISSSVNPVLYAFFARNLQGSLEESRLVRLFQEIATHANKLRELVVQHQTGQRAANTQVELMSDRETSTEMVLM, from the coding sequence ATGAACCACTCGACTGAGATTTCTTCTTTAGAGGATATGGATCTTGAGGAGTTTGACGTTGGAACAGCAGTGGCTTGTGTGATCCTCAGCCTGTCTTTCCTGATTGGGGCTCCCGGGAACCTGCTGGTGATCTGGACTATCCTGAGACACGTCAGGCAGCGTTCCCACACTGTAGTGCTCATCTTGCACCTGGCAGCTGCAGACCTGCTGGTCCTCATCACCTTGCCCCTGTGGATCTACTCTCTGGTGTACACCTGGGTGTTTGGAGAGGCTTTTTGCAACATCTTAATGTACATTGTCAATGCATGCATGTTCAGCAGCATCTTCTTCATAACTCTTATGAGTGTGGAGCGCTTTCTAGCCATTTGTCACCCATTTGTGATGATGCGCTGGAAGATCACAAGCATTATGAACcgatgtcttgtttttttgtggctCCTTGCCTTTCTTCTAGGACTGCCTGCTTTACTGATCAATCCTTTGGATGAAACTGATGGCAAtgatcaatgtttttccagGGAGTTCCGCTCTGTGACTGAAGTGATCATCCTCTTATGCCTGGAGACCTTGGGAGGCTTTGTTGTCCCTTTTATCATTCTTAGTATCTGTTATTGTCTAGTAGCTGCACGgctcagaaaaatgtgtttcaacTCCAAACAGAAATCCATGGTTCTTGTCCACACTGTGGTGATAGCCTTCACTCTGTGCTGGTTGCCTTACCATATTATCAACATTGTTGATCTGGTTTGCATCCTAGGGACAGACACAGAACACGAGTGTGTGCACAAGAGTATTGTTTATAGTTCTGGTGCTCTTGTTTTCATTAGCAGTTCAGTCAATCCTGTATTATACGCGTTCTTTGCGAGAAATTTACAAGGGAGTCTCGAGGAGTCCCGACTGGTCAGGCTGTTCCAGGAAATAGCAACTCATGCTAACAAACTCAGGGAACTGGTAGTACAACATCAGACAGGCCAGAGGGCAGCAAATACACAGGTAGAGCTGATGTCTGACCGTGAAACAAGCACTGAAATGGTGctgatgtga
- the si:dkey-148a17.6 gene encoding leukotriene B4 receptor 1, protein MNHSAKLSSSEEMAPEEFDGGTAVACVILGLSFLVGAPGNLLVIWTILRHIKQRSHTVLLILHLAVADLLVLITLPVWIYSLARSWVFGEATCKAMVFVINACMYSSVFLITLMSVERFVAVRYPFASADWKRKKALSKVLLALWTAAFLFSTPVIPTQVIGNISGEDHCLYREFKSPTQELVCVLLETLVGYILPFSILVVCYGCLCSRITQMTFKSKRKSTVLIASVVVVFAICWTPHHIGNILSLIQLGIEKSYPNTAKSLDSVRETMTFIAGAMVFISSTVNPILYMFAARSFRSSLRDTGIQKLFRHISSTSPGEGNRELSFVSKRQSNQTNSSQCLSELKD, encoded by the coding sequence ATGAACCACTCGGCTAAGCTGTCTTCTTCAGAGGAAATGGCTCCTGAGGAGTTTGACGGTGGGACAGCAGTGGCTTGTGTGATCCTGGGCCTGTCGTTCCTGGTTGGGGCTCCGGGGAACCTGCTGGTGATCTGGACTATCCTGAGACACATCAAGCAGCGTTCCCACACTGTGTTGCTCATCCTGCATCTGGCTGTTGCAGACCTGCTTGTCCTCATCACCCTGCCTGTGTGGATCTACTCCCTGGCCCGCTCGTGGGTGTTTGGGGAAGCCACCTGCAAAGCCATGGTGTTCGTGATCAACGCCTGTATGTACAGCAGTGTTTTCCTCATTACTCTCATGAGTGTGGAGCGTTTTGTTGCTGTGCGTTATCCCTTTGCCTCAGCTGactggaagagaaaaaaagcactGAGTAAAGTACTGCTGGCCCTGTGGACTGCGGCCTTCTTGTTCAGCACACCTGTCATCCCAACCCAGGTTATAGGGAACATATCTGGCGAGGACCATTGTCTCTACAGGGAGTTCAAGTCGCCGACCCAGGAGCTGGTGTGTGTGCTGCTCGAAACACTGGTTGGCTACATCTTACCCTTCTCCATCCTGGTGGTCTGCTATGGCTGCCTGTGCAGCCGAATTACTCAGATGACCTTCAAGTCTAAGCGCAAGTCTACGGTCTTGATCGCcagtgtggtggtggtgtttgCCATTTGTTGGACACCTCATCACATAGGAAATATCCTCTCACTCATCCAGCTGGGCATTGAGAAGTCCTACCCCAATACAGCAAAAAGCCTGGACAGTGTCAGGGAAACCATGACCTTCATCGCTGGAgccatggtcttcatcagcagcacTGTTAACCCCATTCTCTACATGTTTGCAGCTCGCTCCTTCCGGAGCTCCCTGCGTGACACCGGCATCCAGAAGCTCTTCCGCCACATCTCCAGCACCTCCCCAGGTGAGGGCAACAGAGAGTTGTCCTTTGTGTCCAAGAGACAAAGCAATCAGACCAATAGTTCCCAGTGTCTGTCTGAGTTAAAAGACTAA